In Halalkalibaculum roseum, a single window of DNA contains:
- a CDS encoding co-chaperone GroES yields MIQDYLNTVDKFIVVGDRVLLKPRDMETRTKSGLVLPVTVKEKEEIQSGYVIKTGPGYPIPSNEMDESWKENVDETRYIGMQAKEGDLAIFLKSSSHEIEFENEKYVIVPHGSILLLIRDEERV; encoded by the coding sequence ATGATTCAGGATTATTTGAATACCGTTGACAAATTCATTGTAGTTGGTGACAGGGTACTGTTAAAGCCTCGTGATATGGAGACCCGCACCAAGAGCGGTCTGGTTCTGCCGGTTACTGTTAAAGAAAAGGAAGAAATTCAGAGCGGATACGTCATTAAAACCGGACCGGGATATCCGATTCCCTCAAATGAAATGGATGAGTCATGGAAGGAAAATGTTGATGAGACTCGCTATATCGGTATGCAGGCCAAGGAGGGGGATTTAGCCATATTTTTGAAAAGTAGCTCACACGAAATTGAGTTTGAAAATGAAAAGTATGTTATAGTGCCACACGGGTCTATTTTGTTACTGATACGAGATGAGGAAAGGGTATAG
- a CDS encoding replication-associated recombination protein A has protein sequence MDLFKEEDQEYKTGSGKERNSVNPHEPLATRMRPRSLGEFVGQDHIVGEGMMLRRMIESGVIGSLVFYGPPSSGKTTLAHVISREINAEFEILNAVLDGIKDLRQVVDRAEKIQQMNGRKTILFVDEIHRWNKAQQDALLPHLESGVITLIGATTENPFYSLVGPLLSRCQLFELYDLTVDHVLTMIDRALEDKERGLGNKNVEVTPEAKKHLADFAGGDIRNALNALEVAVLSSEPDEDGVIHIDLDIAKECIQKRSVRYDSTGDEHYHYASAFIKSMRGSDPDAALYWMVAMLEGGDDPNFIFRRMLILASEDVGMADPHALSVINAAHEAFTKCGMPEGFYFLSHACVYLSLAPKSNSLGAIFSVRSEIQNNGIGPVPAHLQDKTANSKKARYLDVKNASDEYKYPHSYDHHWVEQQYLPDDVNSKSWYEAGDIGREQKLADRIEAIKKAYRKSRK, from the coding sequence ATGGATCTTTTTAAAGAGGAAGATCAGGAATACAAAACCGGTTCAGGCAAAGAGCGGAACTCAGTAAACCCCCACGAGCCCCTGGCAACTCGCATGCGACCTCGTTCGCTAGGGGAATTTGTCGGCCAGGACCACATCGTCGGCGAGGGAATGATGCTTCGCAGGATGATTGAAAGTGGTGTGATAGGATCGCTTGTTTTTTATGGCCCGCCGAGCTCCGGCAAAACTACGCTTGCCCATGTGATATCGCGAGAGATTAATGCCGAGTTTGAGATCCTTAATGCTGTATTGGATGGCATCAAAGATTTGAGACAGGTGGTTGACCGGGCGGAAAAGATTCAACAGATGAACGGGCGTAAGACTATTCTGTTCGTGGATGAAATCCATCGCTGGAATAAAGCACAGCAGGATGCACTACTGCCTCATCTTGAATCAGGGGTCATTACATTGATTGGTGCAACCACTGAGAACCCCTTCTACTCTCTGGTAGGTCCCTTGCTTTCACGCTGTCAGCTTTTTGAACTCTACGATCTCACCGTAGATCATGTGCTTACGATGATTGATCGAGCACTGGAGGATAAAGAGCGCGGGTTGGGCAACAAGAATGTTGAGGTAACGCCTGAAGCCAAAAAACATCTGGCTGATTTTGCAGGCGGCGATATTCGTAATGCCCTCAATGCTCTGGAAGTAGCAGTACTCTCCAGTGAACCCGATGAGGATGGCGTTATTCATATCGATTTGGACATAGCCAAGGAATGCATCCAAAAACGCAGCGTGCGCTATGACAGTACCGGCGATGAGCATTATCATTATGCATCAGCCTTTATCAAGTCTATGCGTGGTTCTGATCCCGATGCGGCTTTGTACTGGATGGTTGCCATGCTGGAAGGTGGGGATGATCCGAATTTCATCTTCCGACGTATGCTGATTTTGGCTTCTGAGGATGTGGGAATGGCTGATCCACATGCATTGTCAGTCATCAATGCGGCTCACGAAGCTTTTACAAAATGTGGGATGCCGGAGGGTTTTTATTTTCTGTCGCATGCTTGCGTCTATCTTTCTCTGGCACCAAAAAGCAACAGCCTGGGAGCCATTTTTTCGGTGCGTAGTGAAATTCAAAATAACGGTATCGGACCGGTACCCGCTCACCTGCAGGATAAGACGGCCAATTCCAAGAAGGCTCGTTACCTGGATGTGAAAAATGCCTCAGATGAATATAAATATCCGCATTCTTACGACCATCACTGGGTGGAACAGCAATATCTGCCCGATGATGTGAATTCGAAAAGTTGGTATGAAGCCGGCGATATAGGAAGGGAACAGAAGCTGGCTGATCGTATTGAAGCTATAAAAAAAGCCTACCGAAAGAGCCGTAAGTAG
- the serA gene encoding phosphoglycerate dehydrogenase — protein sequence MSFKVLLLDNVDPLCEKAFKERGIEPVRKTNLSGDELHKEIADYDGIVVRSATTVTPELLASAKNLKVVGRAGVGVDNIDIDAATTRGVLVMNTPDGNTISTAEHTCGMILALSRNIPQSVEKVKSGGWDRKKYMGTEVHSKTLGIIGLGKIGAEVTKRMQQFGMNVIAYDPFASREKAESLGVELVELEKLLGSSDYITVHTPLTEKTKGLISLESASKLKKGVRLVNCARGGIYKEEDLPELIDQGYVDGVALDVYSQEPPTDEVYEIIKHPKIICTPHLGASTEEAQEKVAEQIAQQMSDALEKKSFKGSLNGKSISLITNKEVQPYLEVAEKLGNLAIQLAPEHTSDFAFEYSGACAKYAEVLTDSILKGMLSQHVSEAVNLINARVYAEDRGFKIKETMASETKTFNDLITVKLNGKSDYKNISATVFGQDDYRIVEIDGYGIELRLEGDILMYQNLDKPGMLAAVSGALAEQNINIASLSLGRSQKGSNAITAVSVDKKMSDKELEPILNLDGVKSLRYISLSEN from the coding sequence AACTGCATAAAGAGATTGCCGATTACGATGGAATTGTGGTCCGCAGTGCCACAACCGTTACGCCTGAACTCTTGGCTTCTGCTAAAAATCTGAAAGTTGTCGGCCGGGCAGGTGTTGGTGTAGATAATATTGATATAGATGCGGCAACCACGCGGGGCGTTCTGGTTATGAATACGCCCGACGGGAATACGATTTCGACCGCTGAACATACTTGTGGTATGATTCTGGCTCTTTCCCGTAACATTCCCCAATCGGTTGAAAAAGTGAAGAGCGGCGGTTGGGACCGTAAAAAATATATGGGCACCGAGGTTCACAGCAAGACACTGGGGATCATCGGACTTGGTAAAATCGGTGCCGAAGTAACCAAAAGGATGCAGCAGTTTGGTATGAATGTTATTGCCTATGACCCCTTTGCCTCCAGAGAGAAAGCTGAGTCACTCGGAGTGGAACTGGTAGAGCTGGAAAAATTACTGGGCAGCAGCGATTATATTACCGTTCATACCCCGCTGACGGAAAAAACAAAAGGCCTAATTTCTCTGGAATCGGCATCCAAACTTAAAAAAGGAGTACGCCTGGTTAACTGTGCGCGAGGCGGTATATACAAGGAAGAAGATCTGCCGGAATTAATTGATCAGGGCTATGTCGATGGTGTAGCATTGGATGTCTATTCCCAGGAGCCGCCTACTGATGAAGTCTATGAAATAATAAAGCATCCAAAAATTATTTGCACTCCGCATCTAGGTGCATCCACTGAGGAGGCACAAGAAAAGGTGGCCGAGCAGATAGCGCAACAGATGTCAGATGCCCTGGAGAAAAAAAGCTTCAAAGGCAGTCTGAACGGCAAGTCCATTTCCCTAATCACCAACAAAGAAGTGCAACCCTATCTGGAGGTAGCAGAGAAGCTGGGTAATCTGGCTATTCAGCTGGCACCGGAGCATACCAGTGACTTTGCTTTTGAATACTCAGGAGCCTGTGCTAAATACGCCGAAGTATTAACTGATTCCATTCTAAAAGGGATGTTGAGTCAGCATGTCAGTGAAGCGGTAAATCTTATCAATGCCAGGGTATATGCCGAAGATCGTGGTTTTAAAATCAAAGAGACTATGGCCAGTGAAACCAAAACGTTCAATGATCTGATAACCGTGAAGCTGAATGGAAAGTCGGATTACAAAAATATTTCCGCTACGGTATTTGGTCAGGATGACTACCGGATCGTGGAAATTGACGGCTATGGTATTGAGCTCAGGCTTGAAGGCGATATCCTGATGTATCAGAACCTTGACAAGCCGGGTATGCTTGCTGCCGTAAGCGGCGCGCTGGCCGAGCAGAATATAAATATCGCCTCACTCAGTCTCGGGAGATCGCAAAAAGGATCCAATGCTATCACAGCGGTTTCTGTCGATAAGAAGATGTCTGACAAAGAACTTGAACCTATTTTGAATCTGGACGGGGTGAAGTCGTTGAGGTATATCAGCCTGTCAGAGAACTAA
- a CDS encoding acyl-CoA carboxylase subunit beta, which yields MSKEEKIEELKKRRKEAKKGGGEKRIKKQHDKGKLTARERVDLLLDDDSFEELDEFVTHRSTDFGLEKNKIPGDGVVTGYGKIHGRPVYVFSQDFTVFGGSLSETHAEKICKVMDLAMKNGVPIIGLNDSGGARIQEGVSSLGGYAEVFWRNSMASGVVPQLSAVMGPCAGGAVYSPALTDFIFMVKNTSYMFVTGPNVVKTVTHEEVTSEELGGASAHSTKSGVAHFAEENDAICLQQIRKMFNYIPQNCEEKPPRQKSKKPDSAKADKLPELVPANPNKPYDIKEVIEGIVDKDSFMEVHEHYADNIVVGFAHIDGRSVGIVANQPLSLAGVLDIDASLKGARFVRFCDAYNIPLVVFEDVPGFLPGTDQEWGGIIKHGAKLLYAFCEATVPKMTVITRKAYGGAYDVMNSKHIRADFNVAWPTAEIAVMGPKGAVEIIFRKEIDAADDPEAKEQELVDYYKEQFAHPYKAAARGFIDNVILPEETREKLIKALEISENKVDTVPKKKHDNLPL from the coding sequence ATGAGCAAGGAAGAGAAGATTGAAGAGCTTAAGAAGCGAAGAAAAGAAGCAAAAAAGGGTGGTGGAGAGAAGCGAATAAAGAAACAGCACGACAAGGGTAAATTGACGGCCCGTGAACGAGTTGATCTGCTTCTGGATGACGACAGCTTTGAAGAGCTCGATGAATTTGTTACTCATCGCAGTACCGATTTTGGACTTGAGAAGAATAAGATTCCGGGTGACGGGGTGGTTACGGGTTATGGAAAGATTCATGGCCGGCCTGTTTATGTCTTCAGCCAGGATTTTACCGTATTCGGCGGATCTCTTTCTGAAACACACGCTGAAAAGATATGTAAGGTAATGGATCTGGCCATGAAAAATGGTGTTCCGATCATTGGTCTCAACGACTCAGGGGGTGCACGTATTCAGGAAGGAGTATCTTCCCTGGGCGGTTATGCCGAAGTGTTCTGGAGAAACAGTATGGCATCTGGCGTTGTACCACAGCTTTCTGCCGTAATGGGTCCCTGTGCCGGTGGCGCAGTTTATAGTCCGGCATTGACCGATTTTATTTTTATGGTCAAGAATACCAGTTACATGTTTGTTACGGGTCCGAATGTTGTTAAAACAGTGACTCACGAAGAGGTAACCTCCGAAGAGTTGGGCGGCGCCAGTGCCCACAGTACCAAGTCGGGTGTAGCCCATTTTGCCGAGGAGAACGATGCGATCTGCCTGCAGCAAATACGAAAGATGTTTAACTATATTCCACAGAATTGCGAAGAGAAGCCTCCACGTCAAAAATCAAAGAAGCCCGATTCAGCGAAGGCGGATAAACTGCCCGAACTCGTACCGGCTAATCCCAACAAGCCCTACGATATTAAGGAGGTAATTGAGGGTATTGTGGACAAAGACTCTTTTATGGAGGTTCACGAGCACTATGCCGATAACATTGTAGTGGGTTTTGCCCATATTGACGGTCGTAGCGTTGGGATAGTGGCCAACCAGCCCTTGTCTCTAGCCGGCGTACTTGATATCGATGCCTCTCTAAAAGGAGCGCGTTTTGTACGCTTTTGTGATGCGTATAATATTCCGCTGGTTGTCTTTGAAGATGTACCCGGATTTCTACCCGGAACCGATCAGGAGTGGGGCGGCATCATCAAGCACGGTGCCAAGCTGCTCTATGCCTTTTGTGAGGCAACCGTACCCAAGATGACTGTTATTACCCGTAAGGCTTACGGAGGGGCCTATGATGTGATGAACTCCAAGCATATTCGTGCCGATTTTAATGTAGCATGGCCAACCGCTGAAATTGCGGTAATGGGTCCGAAGGGAGCTGTTGAAATAATCTTCCGGAAAGAAATCGATGCAGCGGATGACCCTGAAGCCAAAGAGCAGGAACTGGTTGATTATTACAAAGAGCAGTTTGCCCATCCCTATAAAGCGGCTGCCAGAGGTTTTATCGATAATGTAATTCTACCTGAGGAGACTCGGGAAAAACTGATTAAAGCGCTTGAAATCAGTGAAAATAAGGTGGACACCGTACCGAAGAAAAAGCATGATAATCTTCCCTTGTAG
- a CDS encoding NADPH-dependent FMN reductase has product MNLKIISGTDRPNSNSLRIARYLQGEYRKHGVDADIVNLQDFPTSAVEGGRYADKPEEVEAFIQPVLESDAIVIVCPEYNGGYPGILKLFIDYLPFPESLNKKPISFIGHANGAFGGLRAVEQLQHVVGYRNAHVFPERVFIPRIGKNFDDKEGITDPFQQDLLQEQIKNFIGFVENLKFQDSLET; this is encoded by the coding sequence ATGAATCTAAAAATCATCAGCGGCACTGACCGGCCGAACTCCAATTCCCTGAGAATTGCCCGTTATCTGCAAGGAGAATACCGTAAGCACGGAGTGGATGCAGATATTGTAAATCTGCAGGATTTCCCTACTTCAGCGGTGGAAGGCGGGAGGTATGCTGACAAACCGGAAGAGGTTGAGGCATTTATTCAGCCGGTACTTGAATCCGACGCAATAGTCATAGTTTGCCCGGAGTATAACGGCGGGTATCCCGGCATACTCAAACTTTTTATTGACTATTTACCCTTTCCGGAGTCTCTGAATAAAAAGCCGATCAGTTTTATCGGTCATGCTAATGGGGCTTTCGGTGGTCTGCGAGCTGTTGAGCAGCTTCAACATGTGGTAGGATACCGAAATGCGCATGTTTTTCCTGAGCGGGTGTTTATACCGCGTATCGGTAAAAACTTTGATGATAAGGAGGGTATTACCGATCCCTTTCAACAGGATTTGCTGCAGGAGCAGATCAAGAACTTTATTGGGTTTGTAGAGAACCTGAAGTTTCAGGATAGCCTGGAAACTTAG
- the mce gene encoding methylmalonyl-CoA epimerase, protein MANKHIDHIGIAVKDLEKAIATYEKLLGTECYKQEEVESQKVNTAFFKTGESKIELLGATADDSVIAKYVEKKGEGMHHVAFEVEDIHAEMKRLRKEGFTVLSDEPSRGADNKLVAFVHPKDNNGVLVEICQST, encoded by the coding sequence ATGGCTAATAAACATATCGATCACATAGGTATTGCGGTTAAAGATCTTGAAAAAGCAATCGCGACATACGAAAAGCTCTTGGGAACGGAATGCTACAAGCAGGAGGAAGTTGAGTCCCAGAAGGTGAATACTGCCTTTTTTAAGACAGGGGAGTCGAAGATTGAGTTGCTTGGTGCAACAGCTGATGATTCGGTTATCGCTAAATATGTGGAAAAGAAGGGGGAGGGGATGCATCATGTGGCTTTTGAGGTGGAGGATATTCACGCGGAGATGAAGCGTCTGCGGAAAGAAGGATTCACTGTACTGAGTGACGAACCTTCTCGCGGGGCTGATAATAAGCTGGTAGCTTTTGTACATCCTAAAGACAATAATGGAGTCTTGGTAGAGATTTGCCAGAGCACATAA
- a CDS encoding ABC transporter ATP-binding protein yields MISLHVNELSKYFGKNLVWQNISFDHERGVLGIEGPNGSGKSTLLKCLSGLLSPSSGTVSWENCGQQLEIQTVKHNIGYAAPYISLYRELSIIENLQFLSKLRKITIKEGQLNRLLERVELDQATDKPYGNLSTGQQQRARLAAALFTNPPVLMLDEPGSNLDEQGRSLVSDIVAGAREEKKLVILASNNPDELALCDRIFSVRKEEVVGP; encoded by the coding sequence ATGATATCACTGCACGTTAATGAATTATCAAAATATTTCGGTAAGAACCTGGTTTGGCAAAACATTTCTTTTGATCATGAAAGAGGTGTTTTGGGCATTGAAGGTCCTAATGGATCCGGCAAATCTACACTCCTGAAATGCCTGTCCGGCCTCTTGTCACCAAGCTCGGGAACTGTTTCTTGGGAAAATTGCGGTCAGCAACTGGAGATCCAGACCGTCAAGCATAACATCGGTTACGCAGCTCCTTATATCTCCCTGTATCGCGAACTCTCCATTATTGAGAATCTGCAATTTTTAAGCAAGCTCAGAAAAATTACTATTAAAGAAGGTCAGCTTAACCGATTACTGGAACGAGTTGAATTGGATCAAGCCACCGACAAGCCTTATGGAAATCTTTCCACGGGTCAACAGCAACGAGCCCGCCTGGCAGCTGCGCTGTTTACAAATCCTCCTGTTTTGATGCTCGACGAACCGGGTTCCAATCTGGATGAGCAGGGCCGATCGCTGGTTTCCGATATTGTAGCCGGAGCCCGGGAAGAAAAGAAACTGGTTATCCTGGCCTCCAACAATCCGGATGAATTGGCCCTGTGCGACCGCATTTTCTCAGTTAGAAAGGAGGAAGTGGTCGGCCCTTAG
- a CDS encoding tetratricopeptide repeat protein → MTRGLSSRLSGIIFPIVLSILVLFPQFLQAQNSAFEEGMKWYEQRAVEADSFRAVPKYIDNAINAFEKAYNQNQKPEQAGLFLLKSYYFKGMFLGLDEDRQKEIYDKGRDLGEKLAERYPEAFEIKFWYAANLGRWAKVHGFMAAATSGVAKKVRNLGEEIIELDEQYQGGGGYRILAQAYFHTPKIPILMGWPSDKKALELVKKAMKIAPGHPTNRLLFAEILMSFDRNNEARNHLEHIMKMEPRRDFLIPDRYVKYRAQKLLEQEFGM, encoded by the coding sequence ATGACAAGAGGACTTTCCTCACGGCTTTCCGGAATCATTTTTCCTATTGTACTAAGTATTCTAGTGCTCTTTCCTCAATTCCTGCAGGCACAAAACAGCGCCTTTGAAGAGGGTATGAAATGGTACGAACAACGCGCTGTCGAAGCTGACTCTTTCCGTGCGGTACCCAAATACATTGATAACGCCATTAATGCTTTTGAGAAAGCCTATAATCAGAATCAAAAACCTGAACAGGCGGGACTCTTTTTACTTAAATCGTATTACTTCAAAGGCATGTTTTTGGGACTTGATGAAGACCGGCAAAAGGAGATATATGATAAGGGCAGAGACTTGGGTGAGAAGCTGGCAGAACGCTATCCCGAAGCGTTTGAAATTAAATTTTGGTATGCCGCAAACTTGGGGCGATGGGCCAAGGTGCACGGATTTATGGCTGCCGCTACAAGCGGAGTGGCAAAGAAGGTGCGGAATCTTGGGGAAGAGATTATTGAATTGGACGAGCAGTACCAGGGAGGCGGAGGTTACAGAATTCTGGCCCAAGCTTATTTTCATACTCCAAAAATCCCGATTCTTATGGGATGGCCGTCGGATAAAAAAGCTCTTGAGCTTGTAAAAAAAGCCATGAAAATTGCTCCCGGACATCCAACAAATAGACTCTTATTTGCTGAAATCCTGATGAGTTTTGACAGAAATAATGAAGCCAGGAATCACCTGGAACATATCATGAAGATGGAACCTCGACGGGATTTCTTAATTCCTGACCGGTACGTCAAGTACAGGGCGCAGAAATTGTTGGAGCAAGAGTTTGGGATGTAA
- a CDS encoding SDR family oxidoreductase yields the protein MQNKLCMVTGANSGIGKATAMKLAEQGAFVVMVCRDEEKANKARDEIINKTGNTGVEVMLADFAYQYEIRELADHFKSKFDELDVLVNNAGMIASHREETIDGIEKTFAVNHLGPFLLTNLLLEPLKAAEESRIVNVSSEVHRLGASVFDLSDLQLTQGFTPIKAYGVSKLCNIMFTRELSKRLEDDGIIANALHPGAVSTKLAEEASWLMKLFYFIGTPFMRSPDKGAETPIYLATSDEVKEISGKYFKNKKPIQPAGKALDEDLCHKLWEISEQLTALRNN from the coding sequence ATGCAAAATAAATTGTGCATGGTCACCGGTGCAAATTCCGGCATAGGAAAAGCCACCGCTATGAAACTGGCTGAACAGGGAGCTTTTGTTGTGATGGTTTGCCGGGACGAAGAAAAAGCGAACAAAGCACGCGACGAAATTATTAATAAAACCGGCAATACCGGAGTTGAAGTAATGCTGGCTGATTTTGCCTATCAATATGAAATCAGGGAGCTTGCCGACCATTTCAAAAGTAAGTTCGACGAGTTGGATGTGCTGGTAAATAATGCCGGTATGATCGCCTCACATAGAGAGGAAACTATCGATGGTATCGAGAAGACTTTTGCCGTCAATCATCTGGGCCCTTTCCTGCTAACCAATCTCTTACTAGAACCGCTTAAAGCTGCTGAAGAATCACGCATTGTAAATGTATCTTCTGAAGTCCACCGGCTTGGGGCTTCTGTCTTTGACCTTTCCGACTTGCAGCTGACGCAGGGTTTCACGCCGATAAAAGCCTACGGTGTCAGCAAACTCTGTAACATCATGTTCACGCGAGAACTGTCAAAAAGACTTGAGGATGATGGGATAATCGCAAATGCTCTTCATCCGGGTGCAGTCAGCACCAAATTGGCTGAAGAAGCGAGCTGGCTCATGAAACTGTTTTATTTTATCGGTACACCTTTTATGAGATCACCCGATAAAGGCGCCGAAACGCCTATTTACCTGGCGACCTCCGATGAGGTCAAAGAGATCAGCGGCAAGTATTTTAAAAATAAGAAACCGATACAGCCTGCCGGTAAAGCCCTTGACGAGGACCTATGTCACAAACTTTGGGAAATTAGTGAACAACTAACCGCGCTAAGAAATAATTAA
- a CDS encoding MBL fold metallo-hydrolase: MDRRQFLVRSSMATAATLLPFNKLFAFKAGTFTDLRRNVGYFTDRGGTIGWLVADDGFVVIDSQYPQTAKGCLEGLQDKTSQALDMLINTHHHGDHTGGNSVFQPVAKTIVAHENVPALMKKANEESESDTELAYPTTTYEDSWEADMGSETVHAKYYGNAHTSGDSVIYFENANVVHMGDLVFNRMNPYTDRPAGASIHNWIKVLAEVEEEYPADAIYIFGHGKPEFGVTGDKSDVAVMRSYLSAMVEHVEQGVEAGMSKEEIIDLEALEGFDNFQYADWWTLSQNLDVVYQEVMER, encoded by the coding sequence ATGGATCGCCGTCAATTTTTAGTTCGCTCTTCCATGGCCACTGCGGCTACTCTTCTTCCTTTTAATAAGCTTTTTGCATTTAAAGCGGGGACATTTACAGACCTCAGGAGAAATGTAGGATACTTTACTGACCGGGGCGGTACCATCGGTTGGCTGGTCGCGGATGACGGATTTGTGGTCATCGATTCCCAGTACCCGCAGACGGCGAAGGGTTGCCTGGAAGGCCTGCAGGATAAAACATCTCAGGCTCTGGATATGCTTATCAATACCCACCACCATGGGGACCATACAGGCGGGAACTCTGTTTTTCAGCCGGTGGCAAAAACTATCGTGGCGCATGAAAACGTACCCGCCCTGATGAAAAAAGCTAATGAGGAGAGTGAAAGCGATACCGAACTGGCCTACCCGACTACTACCTATGAGGACAGCTGGGAAGCAGACATGGGATCGGAAACCGTTCACGCCAAATACTACGGGAATGCTCATACCAGCGGTGATTCTGTAATTTATTTTGAAAATGCCAACGTAGTTCACATGGGTGATCTGGTCTTTAATCGGATGAATCCCTATACCGACCGTCCGGCAGGAGCTTCGATACATAATTGGATTAAGGTTCTAGCCGAAGTAGAAGAAGAGTATCCGGCAGATGCCATCTATATATTCGGTCACGGAAAACCCGAATTTGGGGTTACAGGCGATAAGAGTGATGTGGCCGTAATGCGGAGTTATCTTTCCGCCATGGTTGAGCACGTGGAACAGGGAGTAGAAGCCGGTATGTCAAAAGAAGAAATCATCGATCTCGAAGCGCTGGAAGGTTTTGACAACTTTCAATATGCTGACTGGTGGACCTTGTCACAGAATCTGGATGTCGTTTATCAGGAGGTCATGGAGCGATAA
- a CDS encoding ammonium transporter produces MFVTLLFLFVITLPSLANEATTLTSALETINSASDKTFADLLWIMIAAFLVFFMQAGFALVETGFTRAKNVANIMMKNMMDFGLGTIVFWAVGFGLMYGTDVFGLLGFSNFFLSDAILPDGSMDSWAYADWFFQAMFAATAATIVSGAMAERTKFTGYLIYTVFITALIYPIVGHWVWGGGWLADLGFYDFAGSTVVHSVGAWAGLIGTYILAPRIGRFVNGKVHQIQGHSVALGTLGVFILWLGWFGFNPGSTLGADPSFARIAVTTNLGAAGGAVAAMLFSWIRTGKPDLGYTLNGALAGLVAITAGCAVVSPGSALIIGMVGGIIMLYGTRFLEIVKIDDPVGAIPVHGFAGMWGTLAVALFAQAPYTTQFTGLFFGGTGYQLLIQSVGILAVFLWTTATAFLVFKTINKYHGLRVTEAEEINGLDLNEHGTTAYPEFFGVNDARSILDLDDEQEIELLKRGKLSIDLEMKP; encoded by the coding sequence ATGTTCGTTACCCTTTTATTCTTATTTGTAATAACGCTTCCATCGCTGGCCAATGAAGCTACTACCCTTACCTCAGCGCTGGAAACCATTAACTCAGCCTCAGATAAAACATTCGCCGACCTGCTATGGATTATGATCGCCGCTTTCCTGGTGTTCTTTATGCAGGCCGGATTTGCGCTAGTTGAGACGGGATTTACCCGCGCCAAGAATGTGGCCAATATTATGATGAAAAATATGATGGATTTCGGTCTTGGCACCATTGTATTCTGGGCGGTTGGATTCGGACTTATGTACGGTACAGACGTCTTCGGACTACTGGGATTCAGCAATTTTTTCCTGTCGGATGCCATCCTTCCTGACGGCTCTATGGATTCATGGGCCTATGCCGACTGGTTTTTCCAGGCAATGTTTGCCGCTACTGCCGCAACAATCGTCTCCGGTGCGATGGCGGAACGAACCAAGTTTACCGGCTACCTGATCTACACTGTTTTTATTACGGCTTTGATATATCCCATAGTAGGCCACTGGGTATGGGGCGGAGGCTGGCTGGCTGACCTTGGCTTCTATGATTTTGCAGGATCAACGGTAGTACACAGCGTGGGTGCCTGGGCCGGACTGATCGGTACCTACATTCTCGCACCGCGTATCGGAAGGTTTGTGAACGGTAAGGTGCATCAGATCCAGGGTCACAGTGTAGCACTCGGTACCCTCGGAGTATTTATTCTATGGCTGGGCTGGTTTGGATTTAACCCCGGCAGTACACTTGGAGCAGATCCTTCTTTTGCCCGGATAGCTGTGACTACCAACTTAGGTGCAGCCGGAGGTGCCGTTGCGGCGATGCTATTTTCGTGGATTCGTACCGGCAAGCCGGATCTTGGCTACACACTTAACGGGGCACTGGCAGGGCTGGTAGCGATAACAGCAGGCTGTGCCGTTGTCTCACCCGGATCGGCATTGATCATTGGAATGGTAGGCGGCATCATCATGCTCTACGGAACTCGTTTCCTTGAAATAGTAAAGATCGATGATCCTGTAGGAGCCATACCGGTTCATGGATTTGCAGGAATGTGGGGCACCCTTGCCGTGGCTCTTTTTGCACAGGCTCCGTATACGACCCAGTTTACCGGACTGTTTTTCGGAGGTACCGGTTACCAGCTACTCATCCAGTCGGTAGGTATATTGGCGGTATTTCTGTGGACCACAGCTACAGCCTTCCTGGTATTTAAAACAATCAACAAATACCACGGTCTGCGTGTCACGGAAGCCGAAGAGATAAACGGGCTGGATCTCAATGAGCACGGTACCACAGCCTACCCGGAATTTTTTGGGGTAAATGATGCACGAAGCATCCTTGACCTGGATGATGAGCAGGAAATAGAATTGCTCAAGCGTGGAAAATTGAGCATCGATCTGGAGATGAAGCCGTGA